In one Oncorhynchus nerka isolate Pitt River linkage group LG7, Oner_Uvic_2.0, whole genome shotgun sequence genomic region, the following are encoded:
- the LOC115132753 gene encoding fMet-Leu-Phe receptor-like, whose amino-acid sequence MTSNATLPFVLLASAGRDDKATVVDIDAIMDNFIIVLYTLTIVLGTTGNSVVIWVAGFKLKPTVTNVWLVNLAVADLIFCLSRVLSLTKKLFFDYWPFGIFLCKFNGFFKYTNMFCSVFLLAVISMDRALCVWHPVFTKRRRTLCAARLMSTGVWAVAAILSAPYFAYRQVYLGKNNLSKCSLEVKEPMEGDNSAKLALYSIRFLCGFLLPFLIILCCYVLAGLGIRRTRLSGKSRPLRILASLVCAFFLCWAPYHCLLLAKMMYSKNTMVKVGLTVAKGFAYFNSCVNPLLYFCMGLDMRGSRFRQSLAGVYQRALADDRDGRSTQSNERTVDDSSGPASRPVMVTGQSRVNVANF is encoded by the coding sequence ATGACATCCAACGCCACGCTTCCATTCGTCCTCCTTGCCTCAGCCGGCCGAGATGACAAGGCCACTGTGGTGGACATTGACGCCATCATGGACAACTTCATCATTGTCCTCTACACGCTGACCATTGTCCTGGGCACCACGGGCAACTCTGTGGTCATCTGGGTGGCGGGCTTCAAGCTCAAGCCCACCGTTACCAACGTGTGGCTGGTCAACCTGGCCGTGGCCGACCTCATCTTCTGCCTGAGCCGTGTGCTCTCGCTGACCAAGAAGCTCTTCTTCGACTACTGGCCGTTCGGCATCTTCCTGTGCAAGTTCAATGGCTTCTTCAAGTACACCAACATGTTCTGCAGCGTGTTCCTGCTCGCCGTCATCAGCATGGACCGGGCACTGTGCGTCTGGCACCCCGTCTTTACCAAACGCCGCCGGACACTCTGCGCCGCCCGCCTGATGAGCACCGGCGTGTGGGCGGTGGCGGCCATTTTGAGCGCCCCCTACTTTGCCTACCGCCAGGTCTACCTGGGCAAGAACAACCTGAGCAAGTGCTCGCTGGAGGTCAAGGAGCCAATGGAAGGCGACAACAGCGCCAAGCTAGCGCTCTACTCCATCCGCTTCCTATGCGGTTTCCTGCTTCCTTTTCTCATCATCCTCTGCTGCTACGTCCTGGCAGGGCTTGGCATCCGACGCACCCGCCTGTCGGGCAAGTCGCGTCCCCTTCGTATCCTGGCATCGCTGGTCTGTGCCTTCTTCCTATGCTGGGCACCCTACCACTGCCTTCTACTGGCCAAAATGATGTACAGCAAGAATACCATGGTGAAGGTGGGGCTGACAGTGGCCAAAGGCTTTGCTTACTTCAACAGTTGTGTGAACCCGCTGCTGTACTTCTGTATGGGGTTGGACATGAGGGGTTCAAGGTTCAGGCAGAGCTTAGCGGGGGTGTACCAGAGAGCACTAGCCGATGACAGGGATGGTCGGTCCACGCAGTCCAACGAGCGCACAGTGGATGATAGTTCTGGCCCTGCGTCACGACCTGTAATGGTGACTGGTCAGTCTCGAGTGAATGTGGCCAATTTCTGA